Part of the Pedobacter roseus genome is shown below.
TTGACCCATTTCTACTTCGAACGTAACTTTATCACCTTCTTTAATCTGGGTGATTAGACCGTTTGCGTGAACGAAAATACTATCCTGGGTTTCGGTGTTTTTAATAAAACCGTAACCTTTGCTGTCGTTAAAGAAAGTAACTGTTCCTTTTTTAACAGGATTTTCGTCGATGATGTCTTCTTGTCTTGAAATACCGATCTGAATATCTTCAGTGTTAATCACTTTCTTTTTCTTCGGATCTGGTGGAGTAGAGGAGATGTTTCCGTTTTCATCAACGTAAGCCATCATGTCTTCAAGAGATAAGCCTTTTTTAGCATTTGCCTGGCGCTCTTCTTTTTTCTCTTGTTTGTCGTTTTTCTTTTTTAATCGTTTTTTTTCGTTCTCTTTTTTACTGTATGTTGCCTGAGATTTAGCCATATTTTATTTAATTGTTTTGTTTTGAAGGGTGAGTGGAATGGAGAATTATACAAAGATAACAATACTAAAGCATAAACACGATTTTATTCGGTTATGCTCTTGTCATTATGTATAAT
Proteins encoded:
- a CDS encoding cold-shock protein; this translates as MAKSQATYSKKENEKKRLKKKNDKQEKKEERQANAKKGLSLEDMMAYVDENGNISSTPPDPKKKKVINTEDIQIGISRQEDIIDENPVKKGTVTFFNDSKGYGFIKNTETQDSIFVHANGLITQIKEGDKVTFEVEMGQKGPTAVKVSKV